ATGCAGCCAAGCTGGATGCCAACCACTAAAATCACCGGAAGCTTTTCTTCAATCACCCAGTCAGATATAGGCCGCATACCGTTAAGCAGAAAACGCCAGCCACCCGTACCTTCGACAATCACGGCGTCCGCCTGAGATTGAAGATGGCTTAATCCACGGGAGATACGGGCATAGTCCATTGGGCTGTCGCTATAAGTTAACGCCACATGATCTTCAACGATCACCGGGTTAACCTCATCATAAGAAACACGAATAGATGAAGAAGACTGAAGGATCATCGCGTCATGATTTCTTGCCCCTTCATCCGTCGTGTGAGAAGCAATCGCGATAGGTTTATACCCTACTGCACGCTTTCCTTGTTTAATGAACGATTGTAACAGGGCGCGTGAAATAACGGTTTTGCCCACTTCAGTACAAGTACCGGTTACAAAAAATCGATTCGGCATAAAAGTTATTGCTCCGAAATCTTCTAAATAAATGGTTGATTCGTATCAGATGCCGGTCGCTAAAACGGTATAAGCAACAAATATATAATTGAATGTATAAGCAGTGATATTCATCTCAGGATCAAAAGTCTAGGCTAAGGCCTGATTGAATAGATTGCGTTAGCTCAAGATTTGCTAAAACAGCTAATATCTTTTTTTATAAAACAAAACGTTATACTTATTTAGAGGTAAATAATGAAAATTAAGGTATTTTAAGCAGATTATCCCTGAAGAAGTTTAACCAGCAGAGAGCCATTGTATAACGCCATCTTTACCAAAGCTGCGCCAGGCATGGTTCCGGCATTAACAAAGTGAGTTGGCGCAATACGGATATCCGTACGATATTGCGGCAAAGATTGTTGGTGAATACAGCGCTCGATAGCCGGATAGAGTGTCCCAGAAGAAGCATTCAGGGGTGAACCAATGATAATCTTTTCTGGATTGAAGATGTTAACCATCACCGCAGCGATATGTCCGATACTTTCCCCAATATAGCAGATGATCTCTCTGGCTAACTTATCGCCCTTGTTGGCGGCATCACACAGATTCTCGATGTTGATAGGCAAAGAATTAAGCATAGAATCAGGGTTAGAAGGCAGTAACTGGCGTGTTCTCTCCAGAATATTACCCATGCTGGCAATGGTTTCTAGACAGCCATGATTGCCGCAAT
Above is a window of Limnobaculum parvum DNA encoding:
- the bioD gene encoding dethiobiotin synthase, with amino-acid sequence MPNRFFVTGTCTEVGKTVISRALLQSFIKQGKRAVGYKPIAIASHTTDEGARNHDAMILQSSSSIRVSYDEVNPVIVEDHVALTYSDSPMDYARISRGLSHLQSQADAVIVEGTGGWRFLLNGMRPISDWVIEEKLPVILVVGIQLGCINHAILTAEAIANDGLNIAGWVANRINPGLAYYSETIEALKQNIPAPLIGELPYISRPEERDLTGFIDLSRIKNS